The Mycolicibacterium brumae DNA window GTCGTAGCCGAAGGTGTGCAGGTCGGAATCCGAGCGGATGCCGGGGTACTTGAACAGGTCCCAGGTGCCGCCGAGGCGATCGCGGCCCTCCAGAATCACGATGCTCTTCTCCGGATGCTCGACGGCCACATAGCGGGCGGCGCCGATGCCCGAGATTCCGGCGCCGACCACCAGGACGTCGACGTGCTCGACGGGGATTTCGGCGTCCGCGGTCTCGATGCTCGGGGTGCTCATCGGCTAAGCATGGACTGGCGACGGGGTGGATGCGAGGACAATCGGCGTCTGAATTGAGGCCCAATGGCGCGCCGCGCCCGCGCGCGTCGGAAAAAGCCCAGCTCAGCGGGTAGGCAGGGTGACGATCAGCGAGCGGATCTCCCGAACGATGAGTTCGGGCTCGGTCATCGGGATGAGATGCCCGGACTCGCGGGCGATCACGTACTTTCCGCGGGCGCAGTGCGTGGCCCGGGTCAGGTGCGAGGCGTTCATCTGGTGCCGGACGAACTCGGGCATGCCGTCGGCGGCCAGTCCGCCGGAGATCACCGTCACCGGGATGTCGCCGAGGTCCGGGGGATGCTCGCGCCACTGCTCCAGTTCGTCGAGGAAGGTGAGCGCTTGACGCTCCTGGGTTTCCAGCACCCCGACGGTGAAGCCCTCATTGCGCAGGTCCTCGCGCACATCCTGCTCCGGGACCGCGTCGATCTGCTTGTCGAACAGCAGCGGGAGAACTCCGAGTCGGGCCAGCACCTTCCCGATGTCGAGGAAGACCTTCTCGCCGACCCGGAACGGCGTGCTGAACAGCATCTCCGCGGCCTCGTCGGTGGGGTCGACGAGAACCAGGCCGCGGACCTCGGCGGGCCGCCGCGCGGCCGCCAATCGCACGATCGGCCCGCCGGCGCTGTGGCCCACCAGGACAAACGGGCCGGTGTTATCGCGGCTGAAGTGGTCGATCACGTCGCACAGGT harbors:
- a CDS encoding alpha/beta fold hydrolase, which codes for MTQHSQGEPVWVPTRDGRRLYAQLLPGPEPGCPTVVFEAGSGATRSSWSAVQHGVAPFTRAIVYDRAGLGHSEPDPESRTLDRMADDLCDVIDHFSRDNTGPFVLVGHSAGGPIVRLAAARRPAEVRGLVLVDPTDEAAEMLFSTPFRVGEKVFLDIGKVLARLGVLPLLFDKQIDAVPEQDVREDLRNEGFTVGVLETQERQALTFLDELEQWREHPPDLGDIPVTVISGGLAADGMPEFVRHQMNASHLTRATHCARGKYVIARESGHLIPMTEPELIVREIRSLIVTLPTR